In the Desulfuromonadales bacterium genome, CCGCCTCGATCAGGGGGAGTCCCTGGGCGATAAAGGTGGCGATCGCCGCGGCATAGGTGCAGCCGGTGCCGTGGGTGTTGCGGGTTGCGATACGCGGCGAGCAGAAACGGTGCAGGGTCCTTCCTGCCAGCAGCAGATCGACCGCCTCCCCGGGCAGATGCCCCCCCTTGAGCAGGATGTTGCTGGCCCCCATTTCCTGCAGTCGTCGCGCGGCCAGCTCCATCGCTTTTTCGGTTCGCACCGGCAGCCCAGTGAGGGTCTCGGCCTCCGGCAGGTTTGGGGTGAGCAGATACGTGCGCGGGAGCAGTTCTTCGCGCAGGGCAGACACCGCTTCATCGCGCAACAGGGGCGAGCCCCCCTTGGCGAGCATGACCGGATCGACTACTGCCGGCAGGGCATAACGCTCGATGGCGCGGGCTGCCGCAGCGACGATTCCGGCCGAGTATAGCATGCCGGTCTTGATGACATCGGCCCCCAGGTCGCCAAGGACAGCCTCGATCTGCGCTTCGACGAAATCAACCGGCACAGGATAAACACCGCGTACACCTGAAGTATTCTGGGCGGTCAGGGCAGTGAGCGCGCTCATGCCGTAGCCGCCGAGCAGCGTAATGGTCTTCAGGTCGGCCTGAATGCCGGCGCCGCCGCTCGAATCGGAACCGGCAACGGTAAGGATGCGGCCGCGCGGAAAGGGGAGTCGGCGGTTGAAGAGCAGGGAAATCTCGCGGGCGGCAACAGCGGGCGCGTCGGCGCCCATCACCGCGGAAATCACCGCCACCGCTTCGGCGCCGGCATCGATGGCGGCACCGGCGTTGTCGCGGTCGATGCCGCCGATGGCGACGATAGGGAGTGTCACCGCCTGCCGCACCTGCCGCAGCCGCTCCAGTCCGACCAGTTCGGCGTTGTTCTTGCTGCCGGTGGGGTAGATCGCCCCGAGGCCGATGTAGTCGGCCCCCTGGCTCTGCGCCGCGAGCGCCTGATCGACGGTGCGGGTGGAAACGCCGATGATTCGGCCAGGTCCCAGAATGCTGCGGGCCTCGCCGATACTGCCGTCCCCCTGGCCGAGGTGGACCCCGTCGGCTTCGCTGAGCAGGGCGAGCTGCGGCGAATCGTTGACCAGAAAGACTGCCCCGGCCTGCCGGCAGAGCCGGCCGAGCTCGCGGGCTACGACCACCTGTTGCTCGGCCGGACGATACTTGTCCCGGTACTGGACGACCCGGGCGCCGCCGCGCAGTGCAGCGGCGACACGCTCGGCAAGCCGACCGTCAGAGTCGGAGTCGGTGATGAGGTAGAGACCGTTGATCGTCAAGGCAATCTCAATTAGGTCTGACAGGTCTGACTCGTCCGACAGGTCCGACGCCGGTTTTCAAAAAAAACCGCCGCGGCCGAAACAAGCGGCGCGGCGGTCCCGAAGGTGCCGTTTCGCCGCTTCCCTACGCCGGTATGACCCGGATCAGGTTCCAAGGGTCGCTCCGTTCTGGCAACGGAACTCTCAGTGTGATACTCCCCCAGCGGGTGTTTACGATTTGGAAAAGCCTATATGGATTGGATGGTTGCTGTCAACGAAAATGTCGTCTGCGGCAGGATATTGCCCTTTACAGCAGCTGCGCCGGCATGGTAAAAATTCTCTTTTTATCCGCCCGTGATAAAGGATCCCGCCGTCATGCTCGGCCACCGCCCCACCCACGTCGAAATCGACCTCGAAGCGCTCCGCCACAATCTGCAGCAGGCCCGCCGGCAAGCCGGGCCGGACCGCAAGGTTCTGGCAGTGGTCAAGGCCGATGCCTATGGACACGGCGCCGCCCGGGTCGCTCCGGCGCTGCAGGCGGCAGGAGCCGACTGCTTCGGCGTTGCGATGGTAGAAGAGGGGGTTGAACTGCGCCGGGCCGGTATCGTCCGTCCGATTCTGGTTCTCGGGGGCCTCTATTCCGGTCAGGAGGCAGAGGTCAGCCACCACGCGCTGATCCCCTGCCTGTTCGATCTGGAGGCGGCCCGTCGCCTCAATGCCTTCGCTCTGGCGGCCGGGCGCATTCTCCCCTACCACCTCAAACTCGACACCGGCATGGGCCGGATCGGTTTTCGCCCCGAGGAACTCCCTGCCGTTCTGGGCAAGCTTGCCGCTCTGAAGGGACTTGTCCTGGAGGGGGTGATTACCCATCTGGCCCTCGCCGACGAGCCGGACCACCCTTTCACCGACGAGCAGTTACGCCTCTTCCGCGTTTGCATGGGGCAGGTCCGCGCCGCCGGTTTCGCCCCCGTCTACACCCACCTGGCCAACAGCGCCGCCCTCTTTTCGCGGGAAATCCCCGGATGCAATCTGGTGCGTCCCGGCATCGTTCTTTACGGCGGCCTTCCCTCGGAGTGTTTCGCGGGGCGCCTGGACCTCAAGCCGGTGATGAGCTTTCGTACCAGCGTGGCCCAGCTCAAGATGGTTCCGGCCGGCACCGGCATCTCCTACGGCCACCGCTTCCGGGCGAGCCGGCCGACCACTCTGGCCACCATCCCGGTCGGCTACGCCGATGGCTACAGCCGGCACCTTTCGTGCCAGGGTGAGGTCCTGGTGCGCGGCCAGCGGGCAACAGTGGCCGGCACGGTCTGCATGGACTGGACGCTGATCGACGTCAGCCACATCCCCGATGTCGCCGTCGGCGATCAGGTCACCCTGCTCGGCCGCGACAACGGCAATCTCATCAGTGCTGACGAATGGGCGGCAAAAGTGGGGAGCATCTCCTACGAGGTCTTCTGCCAGGTGAGTAAACGGGTGCCGCGCATTTATCGGGGCGAGGAGTGAGGCGTGAGGGGTAAGGCGTTACTTCTGGCCCTCGACCTTGGCACCACCACTCTGGCCGGCCGCCTGCTCGGCCGGGACGGCGCGGTACTCGCCGAGGCGAAGAGGCCCAATCCGCAAGCGGTGCTGGGCAGCGATATCATCCGTCGGCTGGAAGCGTCTCTGCGTGGTGAGGGGAAGCGTCTGCAGACCCTGCTGGCCGAAGGGGTCGAAGCGGTAATTTCAGAGCTGCTGGCCACGGCCGGTGCGCCGCGCACGGCCCTCTGCGCCGCGGCCGCGGCCGGTAACCCGGGCATCTGTAGCCTGCTGCGCAACCTGTCCGCCGAGCCGATCCTTTTTCCACCGCATCGTCCGCAGGAGCGGCAGGGGGTATTCCTGCCTCCGACCAGCCTCGGCCTCGAGCTGCCCATCCCCCTCTATCTGTTCCCCCTGGTCAGCGGCTATGTCGGCGGCGACCTGGTGGCCTTCCTCTTCGGTCAGCAACCCCACGCTCCCGGCAGTTTTTACCTCGACGTCGGCACCAACGGGGAGATGGCCCTCTACGACGGCAGACGCTGGTGGACGACGTCGGTGGCGGCGGGACCGGCCTTCGAGGGGGGCGAAATCTCCTGCGGCATGCCGGTGACGACGGGAGCGGTGACGGGTGTCCGCCTTGAGGGGGAGTCGATGCGATTGCAGGTGTTCGGCGGTGGCCCGCCCCGGGGCTTGGCCGGAAGCGGTCTGGTCGAGGCCGTTGCCGTCGCCCTGGAGGCCGGACTGCTCGACGCCTCCGGGCGGATCGTCGCGCCGGACGAGGTGACCACCAATCTCGTCCGTCATGTCGTCGAGACGCCTGCCGGGCTGGCACTGCGGCTTTACCGTGACGCCACCTGTGAGCTGCTGCTGAGCCAGCAGGACATCCGCAGTCTGCAACTGGCCAAAGGGGCGGTGCGAGCCGGCGTCGAGTGCCTGTTGCAGCGTGCCGGGCTCGACGCCGGGCGGCTTGGCGAGGTGGTAGTGACCGGAGCCTTTGGCTTTTCCCTGGCGCCGGTGGCTCTCAAAAGGGTTGCCATGCTGCCCGCAAACATGGTAGATAGGGTACGCTTCGTTCCCGGCGGCGCGCTCGGCGGTGTCGCCCGCCTGCTGTGTGAGCCGGAGGGCCCCGCCCGGGTGCAGGCTCTGGCCGACTCTCTGCAGACCTACCCGCTCTCCGGCACCCCGGCGTTTGAAAAAGCTTTTCTGCGTGCCCTCGATTTTTAACAAAAACCGCCTTCCAGACGGTTTTTTCTTGTTTCTGGATCGTGTAAACTCCTGATTTTAGTTGAAAGGAATGCCCATGGCCACCATCAAACGTGCCCTGATCAGCGTCTCGGACAAGACCGGAATCGTCGATTTCGTCCGCCAGTTGGCTTCTTTCCAGGTCGAGATACTTTCCACCGGGGGCACCGCCACCCTGCTGCGCAAGGAGGGGCTCGCCGTCAAGGACGTTGCCGAGTTCACCGGATTCCCCGAGATGCTCGACGGCCGCGTCAAGACCCTGCATCCGAAGGTGCACGGCGGCCTTCTGGGGATGCGCGACAACCCCGAGCACGTGGCGAAAATGCAGGAGCACGGCATCGAGCCGATCGACATGGTGGTGGTCAATCTCTACCCCTTCGAAGCGACCGTGGCCAAGCCTGACTGCACCCTCGAGGACGCCATCGAGAACATCGACATCGGCGGACCGACCATGCTGCGCAGCGCCGCCAAGAACAACCGTGACGTCACTGTCCTGGTCGACCATGCCGACTATGCGGCAGTCCTCGAGGAGATGAAGGCAAGCGGCGGGACCGTCGCGCGGGAGACCAACTTTCGTCTGGCGGTAAAGGTCTACCAGCACACCGCCGCCTACGACGGTGTCATCTCAAACTGGCTCGGCAAAAAGCTCTCGGCCGAGGATGCCGGGTTTCCGCCGACGCTGACCCTGCAGTTCAAAAAGGCGCAGGGGATGCGCTACGGCGAGAACCCCCACCAGTCGGCGGCCTTCTACGTCGAGAAGGAGCTCAAGGAGGCTTCTATCGCCACCGCCCGCCAACTGCAGGGCAAGGAACTCTCATATAACAACATCGGCGATACCGACGCCGCCCTGGAGTGCGTCAAGCAGTTCGCCGAGGGGCCGGCCTGCGTCATCGTCAAGCACGCCAATCCCTGCGGCGTAGCCCTCGGCGCCACCCTTCTCGAAGCGTACAGTCGCGCTTTTGCCACCGACCCCGAGTCGGCCTTCGGCGGCATCATCGCCTTTAACCGCGAACTCGACGCGGCGACCGCCAAGGCGATCTGCGACAAACAGTTTGTCGAGGTGATCATCGCCCCGAAGGTTTCCAGCGAGGCTTCAGCCATCGTTGCCGCCAAGAAGAACGTGCGCCTGCTCGAGTGCGGCGAATGGCCGGCCGCACCCGCCGCCCGTCTCGACATCAAGCGGGTCAACGGTGGCCTGCTGGTACAGGATACCGACCTCGAGCTGACCGCCGAACTCAAGGTCGTCACCAGGAGACAGCCGACCGCCAAGGAGATGGAAGATATGCTCTTCACCTGGCGGGTAGCCAAGTTCGTCAAGTCCAATGCCATCGTCTACGGCAAGGACGGTATGACCATCGGCGTCGGCGCCGGCCAGATGAGCCGCGTCAATTCCGCCCGTATTGCCGTCATCAAGGCCGAACACGCCGGCTTGCAGGTGCCCGGATCGGTCATGGCCTCGGACGCTTTCTTCCCGTTCCGCGACGGGCTCGACAACGCCGCTGCGGCGGGGGTTACCGCCGTCATCCAGCCCGGCGGCTCGATCCGCGACGAGGAGGTCATCGCTGCGGCCGACGAGCACGACATCGCGATGGTGTTTACGGGCATGCGGCATTTTCGGCATTAATGGCAGGTCTGTCCGACGGGTCGGACTCGTCCGACTGCTCTGACACTTTCCAGGAGTTTTTTTCATGAACATTCTCGTTATCGGCGGCGGCGGCCGCGAGCACGCCCTGGTCTGGAAGATTGCCCAGTCGTCCATGGTGGAACGCCTCTATTGCGCGCCTGGCAATCCCGGCATCGCCGAAATTGCCGAATGCGTGCCGTTGGCGGTCGACAGCATCGAGGGGCTGCTTGCCTTCGCCCGAGAGAAGGAGATTGGCCTGACCGTGGTCGGTCCCGAACTGCCGCTCACCCTTGGTATCGTCGACAGATTTCGTGCTGCCGGCCTCGCCATCTTTGGTGCCGACCGGGCGGCGGCCCGCATCGAAGGGAGCAAGGCTTTTGCCAAAGATCTGATGGCCAAGTATGGTATTCCCACCGCCGCCTACGACACCTTTGTCGACCGTGATCTGGCCGTCGGGTTTATTGAGCGACACGGTGCTCCCATCGTCGTCAAGGCCGACGGCCTGGCCGCCGGCAAGGGGGTGGTGGTCGCCGGCAGCGTCGAGGAGGCGATTGCCGCGGTCGACTCCATCATGCTCGGCGGCGCCTTTGGCGAGGCCGGCCGGAAGGTCGTCGTCGAGGAGTTCCTCGAAGGTGAGGAGGCCTCCTTTCTCGCCTTCACCGATGGCAAGGTCATCCTGCCGCTCGCCTCCGCCCAGGACCACAAGCCGGCCTACGACGGCGACCAGGGGCCGAACACCGGGGGCATGGGAGCCTACTCGCCGGCGCCGGTCGTCACGCCGGCCATCCACGAAAAAATCATCGAAACTGTCCTGCGGCCGACCATCGACGGGATGGCGAAAGAAGGGTGCCCCTACCGCGGCATTCTCTATGCCGGGCTGATGATCAAGGACGGCGAGATCAAGACCCTCGAGTTCAACGCCCGCTTCGGCGACCCCGAGGCGCAGCCGCTGCTCGCCCGGCTCAAGTCGGACCTGGTGCCGGTGCTGCTCGCTTGCGCCCGCGGCGACCTTGCCGGTATTCCCCTCGAGTGGCACGACAAGGCCGCCGTCTGTGTCGTCATGGCCTCCGGCGGATATCCGGGCGACTTCGAAAAGGGGCACGCGATCCACGGTCTGGAAGTGGCGGCGCAGATCGACGATTTGATCGTTTTTCACGCCGGAACCGTTGCTCGCGATGGCCAGGTAGTTAATGCCGGCGGCCGCGTCCTCGGCGTAACTGGCCTCGGCGAGACGGTTGCCGCCGCAATCAACAAGGCCTATCAGGGGGTGCAGGCCATCTCCTGGAAGGGAGCCCACTACCGTACCGACATCGGCAAAAAAGCTCTCGGGCGAGACTGATCGGCCTGAAATCGCTGGCCCAAAGTCCAAAGTTCCATGGCTCTTTGACCTTTTTTCACGGAGAAAACTAAATGAGCGACAAACCCCTGGTTGGCATTCTCATGGGTAGCGACAATGATTATGAGGTCATGGTCGAGGCGGGGCGGGCACTGCAGCAATTCGGCGTCCCCTTCGAGATGACTGTCTCCAGTGCCCACCGCACGCCCGAGCGCACCAGTCGCTATGTCCGTGCGGCACAGGAGCGAGGACTCAAAGTACTGATTGCCGGGGCCGGTGCCGCCGCCCACCTCGCCGGGGTCGTTGCTGCCGAGACCACGTTGCCGGTGATTGCCGTGCCGATCGATTCCTCCTCTCTGCAAGGACTCGACGCCCTGCTTGCCATGGTGCAGATGCCGGCGGGCATTCCGGTGGCGACCATGGCCATCGGCAAGGCCGGCGCCCGCAACGCCGGAATCTTCGCCGTGCAGATTCTGGCTGCCGCAGACGCTGACCTGGCCCGCCGTCTCAGCGACTACAAGCAGGAACTGGCGGCCGCCGTCGAGGTCAAGGCCAAGACACTTCAGGAGCGCTTGGCCGCCGATTTTAAATCGTAATATCGCCATGTTTCACGAATGCCCTAGGGACGGAGCCGTGACCAGCGCCGGCGATTTCCCTTGACACAAAAAGCGGCGCTGTATTAGCTTTCTAAAGATTGACTTATGGATTTCAGGTTGTTGCGGCGCTTATACCGGCGGCTGCAACCGTCGCCGATTACCGCTGTATTTCACGAGGGCAACCCACT is a window encoding:
- the thiD gene encoding bifunctional hydroxymethylpyrimidine kinase/phosphomethylpyrimidine kinase; translation: MTINGLYLITDSDSDGRLAERVAAALRGGARVVQYRDKYRPAEQQVVVARELGRLCRQAGAVFLVNDSPQLALLSEADGVHLGQGDGSIGEARSILGPGRIIGVSTRTVDQALAAQSQGADYIGLGAIYPTGSKNNAELVGLERLRQVRQAVTLPIVAIGGIDRDNAGAAIDAGAEAVAVISAVMGADAPAVAAREISLLFNRRLPFPRGRILTVAGSDSSGGAGIQADLKTITLLGGYGMSALTALTAQNTSGVRGVYPVPVDFVEAQIEAVLGDLGADVIKTGMLYSAGIVAAAARAIERYALPAVVDPVMLAKGGSPLLRDEAVSALREELLPRTYLLTPNLPEAETLTGLPVRTEKAMELAARRLQEMGASNILLKGGHLPGEAVDLLLAGRTLHRFCSPRIATRNTHGTGCTYAAAIATFIAQGLPLIEAVGRAKVFLTTAIETAVPLGAGHGPVNHWQAAKVVASCSQTGPTSRTGQTD
- the alr gene encoding alanine racemase, which codes for MLGHRPTHVEIDLEALRHNLQQARRQAGPDRKVLAVVKADAYGHGAARVAPALQAAGADCFGVAMVEEGVELRRAGIVRPILVLGGLYSGQEAEVSHHALIPCLFDLEAARRLNAFALAAGRILPYHLKLDTGMGRIGFRPEELPAVLGKLAALKGLVLEGVITHLALADEPDHPFTDEQLRLFRVCMGQVRAAGFAPVYTHLANSAALFSREIPGCNLVRPGIVLYGGLPSECFAGRLDLKPVMSFRTSVAQLKMVPAGTGISYGHRFRASRPTTLATIPVGYADGYSRHLSCQGEVLVRGQRATVAGTVCMDWTLIDVSHIPDVAVGDQVTLLGRDNGNLISADEWAAKVGSISYEVFCQVSKRVPRIYRGEE
- a CDS encoding ASKHA domain-containing protein — its product is MRGKALLLALDLGTTTLAGRLLGRDGAVLAEAKRPNPQAVLGSDIIRRLEASLRGEGKRLQTLLAEGVEAVISELLATAGAPRTALCAAAAAGNPGICSLLRNLSAEPILFPPHRPQERQGVFLPPTSLGLELPIPLYLFPLVSGYVGGDLVAFLFGQQPHAPGSFYLDVGTNGEMALYDGRRWWTTSVAAGPAFEGGEISCGMPVTTGAVTGVRLEGESMRLQVFGGGPPRGLAGSGLVEAVAVALEAGLLDASGRIVAPDEVTTNLVRHVVETPAGLALRLYRDATCELLLSQQDIRSLQLAKGAVRAGVECLLQRAGLDAGRLGEVVVTGAFGFSLAPVALKRVAMLPANMVDRVRFVPGGALGGVARLLCEPEGPARVQALADSLQTYPLSGTPAFEKAFLRALDF
- the purH gene encoding bifunctional phosphoribosylaminoimidazolecarboxamide formyltransferase/IMP cyclohydrolase → MATIKRALISVSDKTGIVDFVRQLASFQVEILSTGGTATLLRKEGLAVKDVAEFTGFPEMLDGRVKTLHPKVHGGLLGMRDNPEHVAKMQEHGIEPIDMVVVNLYPFEATVAKPDCTLEDAIENIDIGGPTMLRSAAKNNRDVTVLVDHADYAAVLEEMKASGGTVARETNFRLAVKVYQHTAAYDGVISNWLGKKLSAEDAGFPPTLTLQFKKAQGMRYGENPHQSAAFYVEKELKEASIATARQLQGKELSYNNIGDTDAALECVKQFAEGPACVIVKHANPCGVALGATLLEAYSRAFATDPESAFGGIIAFNRELDAATAKAICDKQFVEVIIAPKVSSEASAIVAAKKNVRLLECGEWPAAPAARLDIKRVNGGLLVQDTDLELTAELKVVTRRQPTAKEMEDMLFTWRVAKFVKSNAIVYGKDGMTIGVGAGQMSRVNSARIAVIKAEHAGLQVPGSVMASDAFFPFRDGLDNAAAAGVTAVIQPGGSIRDEEVIAAADEHDIAMVFTGMRHFRH
- the purD gene encoding phosphoribosylamine--glycine ligase, with translation MNILVIGGGGREHALVWKIAQSSMVERLYCAPGNPGIAEIAECVPLAVDSIEGLLAFAREKEIGLTVVGPELPLTLGIVDRFRAAGLAIFGADRAAARIEGSKAFAKDLMAKYGIPTAAYDTFVDRDLAVGFIERHGAPIVVKADGLAAGKGVVVAGSVEEAIAAVDSIMLGGAFGEAGRKVVVEEFLEGEEASFLAFTDGKVILPLASAQDHKPAYDGDQGPNTGGMGAYSPAPVVTPAIHEKIIETVLRPTIDGMAKEGCPYRGILYAGLMIKDGEIKTLEFNARFGDPEAQPLLARLKSDLVPVLLACARGDLAGIPLEWHDKAAVCVVMASGGYPGDFEKGHAIHGLEVAAQIDDLIVFHAGTVARDGQVVNAGGRVLGVTGLGETVAAAINKAYQGVQAISWKGAHYRTDIGKKALGRD
- the purE gene encoding 5-(carboxyamino)imidazole ribonucleotide mutase — its product is MSDKPLVGILMGSDNDYEVMVEAGRALQQFGVPFEMTVSSAHRTPERTSRYVRAAQERGLKVLIAGAGAAAHLAGVVAAETTLPVIAVPIDSSSLQGLDALLAMVQMPAGIPVATMAIGKAGARNAGIFAVQILAAADADLARRLSDYKQELAAAVEVKAKTLQERLAADFKS